CCGGACGCCCACCTCACCGACGTCGCACGACTCGTCCGCGAATACGTGCGGCACAACCTCGGCACCGGCAAGCTTCCGCTCGCCGCCGCGGCCCGCGCGCTCGGCTGGTCGCCGCGCCACCTGCGCAACGCCCTTCACCAGACCGGCACCACCTACCGCGACCTGCGCCTTGAGGAAACGCTGCGCGGCGCCCGGGACATCCTCCAGGATCCGGCCCAAGGCGGCCTCAGCATCAGCGACATCGCCTCCCGCGCCGGCCTCACGCCCACCTGGTTCTCCTCGGCCTTCAAAAGCCGCTACGGCGAGACCCCACGAGAATTCCGCCGCCGCAGACTCGCCGAAGACGCCGCGCGGCCCGGCACCACCAGGCCCGCCTCATAGGCCGCGATCACCGCCTGGATGCGGTCGCGGAGGCCGAGCTTGGCGAGGACGGTGCTGACGTTTACCCTCCGTCGAGGGAGGGATCTACCGGTCCTGATCCGGGCGCACCGCCGTCCCGAGCCCACGTCCCGCACCGTCGGCTCCCGAACCGGCCGCCCGCGCCGGGGGCCGAGGGGCGGGGCGTCTGGTCAGGTCACCAGGCCCCGGCGGTAGGCGTAGACCACCGCTTGGACGCGGTCGCGCAGGTCGAGTTTGGTGAGGATGCGGGAGACGTACGTCTTGACGGTCTCCTGGCTGAGTACGAGAGTCGCGGCGATCTCGCTGTTGGACAGGCCGTCGGCCATGAGGCGCAGCACGTCCATCTCGCGGGGGGTCAGCGCGTCGTCGGCCGGCGTTCCCTCGACGGGACGGATCCGCGCCGCGTACCTGCCGACCAGCTGCCGCGTCACCTCGGGCGCCAGCAGCGCGGCGCCGGCCGCGACGGTCCTGATGCCGTGCAGCAGCTGCGCCGGCGGGGCGTCCTTGAGCAGGAAGCCGCTCGCTCCCGCGCGCAGCGCCTGGTAGACGTACTCGTCCAGGTTGAACGTGGTCACCACGAGCACCTTGACGGGGTCGGCCACCCCTGCGCCGGCCAGCAGGCGGGTCGCCTCGATGCCGTCGAGGACCGGCATCCGGACGTCCATCACCACCATGTCCGGGACGAGCCGGCGGGCGAGGTCGACGGCGGCGCGGCCGTCGCCGCACTCGCCCACCACCTCCAGGTCGGGCTGCGCGTCGATGATCGTCGCGAATCCGGTGCGGATCAGCGCCTGGTCGTCGGCGACCAGGACCCGGACCGGCGTGCTCACGAGGGACTCCCCGAAGGGATGCGGGCCCGCACGACGAAGCCGCCGTCCGGCCGCGGGTCCGCGGTGAAGTCGCCGCCGAGGGCGCCGACCCGGTCGCGGAGCCCGGCGAGCCCCCGCCCGCTCCCGCCCGGGGACGCGGCCGGCGCCCCGGAGGCGTCGGTGCCGACCTCCACGCTGATCTCCTTGTCGCGGTACTGCACCCGCACCACGGTACGGCTGCCGTGGGCGTATTTGAGGGCGTTCGTCAGGGACTCCTGCACGACCCGGTAGGCCACGACCTCGGCGCTGCCGGCCGTCTCCGCCGGCTCGCCCGCCGCGGTGAACTCGATCGGCTGCCCGGCCCGGCGCGTCTGCTCCACGAGCGCGGGAAGCTCCCCGACGGACGGCATCCTGGCGTCGGTCCCGTGGTCGGGGTTGAGCAGGTCGAGCAGATGCCGCAGGTCGGCGATGGCCCGCCTGCCGGTGTCGCCGACCGCGCTCAGGGTCTCGTCGAGGCGGTCGGGGGCGGCGGTCAGGTACTTCGCCGCCTCCACCTGGACGACCATCGCCGTCACGTGGTGGGTCACGACGTCGTGGAGCTCGCGGGCGATGCGGGTGCGTTCGGCCGCCCGGGTGGCCTCCGCGACGCGGCGCCGGCGTTCCGACTCGACGGCGCGGGTGGAGCGCAGCCACGCCCCGACGCCCCACGCGAAGACGGCGCCCAGGTAGAACGTGGCGAAGCCGTCCAGGCCTTCGGGGGAGCCGATCCGGTCGAGCGCGACCGCCAGCGGCACGTACGCCGCGGAGAGGCCCGCCGCGATGGCGTACCGGCGGCGCTCCAGGTGGGCGCCCGCGCTCACCAGCGCGAACGCCAGGGCGCTGCCCGTGAACGAGTGGTAGGCGCGGAGCTGCTCGGCGGCGAACCCGAGCGACACGAGCACGATGCTGAGGGCCGGCCAGCGCCGGCGCACGGCGAGCGGGAGGCAGGTCAGGAGCATCACCGGGACGGCCAGCGCGTCGAACGGGCGGGCCGGAAGGTCGCCCACCTGCGTCCCGTGGGCCTGGAGCGCCGGGACGAACGACCCGGCCAGCAGCAGGAGCGGGAACGGCAGGTCCCGCACCGTGACGTCCAGCCGCCGCCACAGCTCCCGGCCCCGGCGGATGTCGATCACTGGGCGAGCGTAGCGGCGGCGGGGGCGCGGGATCCCCGCTTCCGGCGGACGATGGTGCCGCGCCGGCGCGCCAGCCACATGAACACGATCGTCAGGACCACTCCCGCGCCGACCGCGTACAGGCTCGCCTCCGGGCCGAACTCGCCGCCGCTGAGGAGGGTCGGGCCCGAGGTGACGCCGTCGAGCAGCCCGTCCGGGGCGTCCTTGCCGGAGACGTCGGTGCCGAAGATCCCGGCCCCGGCGAAGTTCCAGGCGAAGTGCAGGCCGATCGGCACCCAGAGGTTGCGGGTGGCCACGTAGGCGGCGGCGAGCATGCCGCCCGCCTCGACGGCGATGGCGAGCGCGCTCCACAGGTCGGCGTTCGGGTTGGGCAGGTGCATCAGGCCGAACACCAGGCCGGTCAGTGCCAGCGCCGCCCAGGTGCCGGTGCGCTCCTCGATGATCCGGAACAGGACGCCGCGGAACATCACCTCCTCCGACACCGCCGCGGCGGCCATGAAGCCGAGAAGAGCGACCGCGCCGGTCGCGGAGCCGATCCCGTCGACCCGGTAGTGGCCGAGGAACGCGATGTTCACGATGACGGCGGCGAACATCGCGAAACCGATCAGCATCCCGCGGGTGAGGGCGCCGGCGGCGCCCTTCAACGCCAGCTCCGTGGGCTCACGGCGCTCGGTCCGCCGCACCACCCAGCGGTAGGTGTACAGGCTGACCAGCGCCGCCGCGGCGCCGAGGACGAGCGTGAGGACCGGGTTCCACTGCGCGCCGTTGACGCCCGCGCCGCCGGCGGCGGCGACCACGGCGACGACCACGAGCTGCTTCAGCAGTCGCATGTTGACTCCTTCGGGGGTGCCGCGGCCGTGGTGCCGCGGCGTCGCCGAAACGCTAGGGATCCACCCCCTGCCGGATCTTCACCGTGCGGTGGACACCTGCGGGTAGCTCGCACGGGGGACAGGCGCCGCGCGGCCACGTCGGCGGAAGCCGGCCTTATGGAAACTTCATCGGTGTTCGCCCGCGGACACCGATGTTTCCGAAATCGCGTGATCGTTTCAGCGCCCGCGAAATGGTTCGCGCCGCCCGGACCGTCTGGGGCAGCATGGGAGCGCGGCGGCGTGGAGGGCGGGTGGCTGTGTCAAAAGCACGAGGCGGCTCAAGGGACGGCAGGTCGGCCCGGCAACGAGCGGTCATGCTGGCCCTGCGCTTTTACTGCGGCGTGCTGCGCCGCCAGTGGCGCATCTCGCTTCCGGCGACGATTCTGCCGGCGCTCGGAAATACCTGTCTGTTCTACCTGACGCCGCTGATGGTGGCCGCCCTGGTGGGACACCTGGCCGAAGGCGGGGAAAGCGATCTCGCCGCCCTCCTGCCCTACGTTCTGGGATTCGCCGGCCTGATGGCGGCGGGCGAGGCGCTGTGGCGAGTGGGCCTGCACTTCCTCAACCGGACGAACAGCCGGGGTATCGAATGGCTCGCCAACACCGGCATGGACGAGTTGCTCGCCAAAGACGCCGCGTTTTTTCATGACAACTTCGCCGGTTCGCTGACCAAACGGATACTGAGCTTCTGCGGCGGTTTCGAAAGTTTCGCCGACACCCTCACTTTCTCGGTCGTGGCCAACCTGATCCCGCTGTCCTTCGCCTCGGTGATCCTTTGGCGGTACCACCCGCTCCTGGTCGTCGTCCTCCTGGGCCTGATCGTCTTCACCGCCTTCCTCGTCGTCCCGTTCATCCGCCGCAGGCAGGCGCTGGTGGACAGGCGCGAGGCGGCGAAGGTGAGGGTCTCGGGCCACATCGCCGACGTGCTGACCAACATGGAGACGGTCCGCGCGTTCGCCGCCGAGGAGCGGGAGGCCGCCGAGTTCCGCGGCCGGGTCGCCGAGCAGAACCGCCTGGCACTGCGCTCCTGGGACTACGCCAACCTGCGGGTCGACACGATCGTCGCTCCGATGTCGATCCTGACCAGCGCCCTGGGGCTGCTCGTCGCGGTGGCGCTTCGGGGCGGGCTCGGTGTGGAGGCGATCGTGGTGACGTTCTCCTACTACACCAACGCGACACGGATCATGTTCGAGTTCAACCAGATCTACCGGCGGATGGAGAGCACGCTCACCGAGAGCGCCCAGTTCACCGAGCTGCTCCTGGCGCCGCCGACCGTCGTGGATCCGCCCGACCCGCGGCCGTTGCGTCCGGCCGACGCCTCGGTCCGCTTCGAGCGGGTGCTCTTCGCCCACGGCGGCGGCCCGCCCCTGTTCGAGGGACTCGATCTGGAGATCCCCAGCGGCGCCAAGATCGGCCTGGTGGGACGGTCCGGAGGCGGCAAGACCACCCTCTCCCGGCTGCTGCTGCGCCTCATGGACGTCGACGGCGGACGGATCCTCGTCGGCGGCCAGGACATCGCGCGGCTGCGCCAGAGCGATCTGCGCAGCATGATCGCGTACGTCCCCCAGGAGCCCGCGATGTTCCACCGGTCGGTGCACGACAACATCGCCTTCGCCCGGCCGGGCGCCACCGAGGCCGAGATCCTCCGAGCCGCGCGGGCGGCGCACGTCACCGAGTTCGTCGAGACCCTCCCGGACGGGTTCGGAACGCTGGTCGGCGAGCGAGGCGTCAAGCTCTCCGGCGGCCAGCGGCAGCGCATCGCCCTCGCCCGCGCCATCCTGCGGGACGCCCCGATCCTCCTCCTCGACGAGGCGACCAGCGCGCTGGACTCCGAAAGCGAACTGCTCATCCAGGAGGCACTGTGGCACCTGATGCGCGACCGCACCGCACTGGTCGTCGCGCACCGTCTGAGCACGGTCGTCCGCATGGACCGCCTGGTGGTCCTCGACCGCGGCAGGGTCCTCGAAGAGGGTTCCCACGGGGAACTCCTCCAGTCTGAGGGCGCTTACGCCCGTCTCTGGCACCACCAGTCCGGCGGCTTCCTCACCACCGAAGCCGCCCCGGACGCCCTGCCCGCCGCCCAGCGCGACCAGGACTCCCAACCGGTGACCGGCTGAGTGGGGTGCCGGCCACCTGGCTGAGCCCCGCGACCGGGCGGCGAGACAAGCAGGACGTTCCGACCGCCGCGGGCCGGGTGGACGCGCGGGCTCAGCCGGTGTCCTCGACGCCGAGTGCCTGCACGATTCCCTTGGCCACCGACGTGATGATCCCGGGGTAGTAGAAGACGACCGCGATCACGATGCTGAGCACGATGAACTGAATGAACCGCGTGATCTCCCGGGTGAACAGGAAGAACAGGGCCACGATCCCGATGATGACCAGGAACAGCGGCCCGAAGATATTGCGCAGCCAGTCGGCCAGCTGCTGGGTGTTCGGGTCGTCTTTCGCGGCCAGAATCACGGCCGCCTTCACGCTGTGCATCATGTCGTCTCTGCTCCCTGCCCGGCTCCTGTGATCGCTACCATCTCACGCGGCCAGGGTCCCCACCGCGCAACCGGTCCGCGTTGTCCTCCGGCGCTCGACGGGGCCTTGCCGCACGGCCGCCGGGCGGGGTCTCGGGCCGCGATCGGGTGCTCATGATGACGTGTTCGCTCGCGTCCCCGGCGACCGTGCCGGGCGGCGGCGGCGCCTACCGCGCCCGCACCGTCGGGTCGTCTCGCCACCGTCGAGCCATTGTCCGATCCTCTCGCGTGTCCCGGACCCATTGTGCGCCGTTGGCCGTTTCCGGCAAAGGGCGCCGGCGGCCGGTCGTACGTCGCGTCATCACCCGTCAGTCGGCAACAGTAGCCGCGGTCGGCGCGGACGCGCCCCGGCCGAATCCGTCGCCGGGCCGGAGCGTTGCCGGCACGCTGCGGCAATGCCCGCCGCGATCCTCGAACGGGCCGGCGTCGATGTCGGTCGCTCATGGCAGGAAGGACGGGACGACAGTCGGTAGGGTCACGCAATGATTATCTTCGGTCCGACCGTCGACGTTCGTCCGCTTTTCCCGCGCGAGCGTCGGGCCATGCTCGACCTGCTTCGCGCCCTGAGCCCCGCCGAGTGGGCCGTGCCTACGGTGTGCCCGGGCTGGGACGTGCACGACGTCGTCGCTCATGTGCTCAATGACTACATGCGGCGCTTGTCGGGCAGCCGCGACGGGTACGGCGGCGCGATATTCGCCGAGGACGAGACGCTTCCTGCATATCTGGCACGCACCAACGAGGAGTTCGTCCGGGCGGCCCGCCGGCTCAGCCCGCAACTGATGATCGAACTGATGGATCACCTGGGGCCGCGACTCGACGCCGTATGGGCGGCGCGGGACCTCCAGGACGCCGCCGACCTGAACGTCTTCTGGGCCGCCACCGACGTCGACAGCCCCGCCTGGCTGGACATCGGCCGCGAGTACACCGAGTTCTGGGTGCACCAGCAGCAGGTGCGCGACGCCGTCTCCGCTCCGGGCGCCGATGAACCCGATCTCATGGGCCCGGTGCTGGACGTCTTCGCGCGCGGCCTGCCGCACGCGCTGCGAGAGCACGATCGCCCCGAAGGCCACACCGCTCACCTGGAGGTACTCGGCCCGGCAGGCGGCCGTTGGGGCGTGGTCCGCCAGGACGCACGATGGCAGATGGCCCCACCCGTCGGGGAGCCGACCGCGCACGTCTCGATGGACCAGGACACCTTCTGGCGCCTGGCGACCAGAGGCATCACCGAGGACGAGGCCCGTCAGCGATCGAAGATGACCGGAGACGCGGAACTCACGAAGGCCATCACAGCCCTCCTCGCGGTCATCGCCTAGGCCCAGCACCATGACGCACGACCAGTGCCACTGCTCGGGCGCGGGCCGCGCGCCGGGACGCCGCCGCCGGCGAACGTCGGGGTCAGGTCACTGAATACTGTGGAAGCGTGGCCTTCGAGGACCGTCTGGAAGCGCATCGGGTCGACCTGACCGGCTACTGCTACCGCATGCTCGCCTGCGCCGCCGAGGCAGAGGACGCCGTTCAGGAGACCCTCTTCCGCGCCTGGAAGAGCGCCGATCGCTTCGACGAGCGCAGAGCCGGTCTGCGCACCTGGCTGCACAGGATCGCCACCAACGTCTGCCTCGACATGACCCGCGGCGTCCAGCGGCGCGCGCTCGCGATGGATCTCGGCCCGTCCTCACCCGCCGGCGCTTCCCTCGGCGCGCCGTTGGAGGCCGCCGCCTTCGTGCGACCGGTCCCCGACCGGCTCGTGCTGCCCGCCGACGGCGACCCGGCCGAGCTGGCGGCCAGTCGCGAAACGATCAGGCTGGCGTTCGTCGCCGCCTTGCAGGCTCTGCCGCCGCGCCAGCGGGCCGTGCTCATCCTGCGTGAGGTGCTCTGCTGGTCGGCGGAGGAGGTGGCCGGGCTCCTCGACAGCAGCCCTGCCGCGGTCAACAGCGCCCTGCAGCGAGCACGCGCCACCATGTCCGCACGTCCCACCCCGGCCGGGAGCGGCGAGGTCGACGAGGACCTGCTCGCCCGGTACGTCAACGCGTTCACCGCCTACGACGTCGACGGCCTGGTGTCGCTGCTCCACCAGGACGCCACCATGTCGATGCCGCCGTTCGCCTGGTGGCTCAGCGGCCGGGAGGCGATCCGGGCCGCCCTGCTGGGCGCGGCCGGTGCTTGTGCCGATGACCGGCTGGTCCGCACAGCGGCCAACGGATCGCCCGCGTTCGCGCAGTACCGGGACGGGAAAGCCTTCGGCCTGCTCATCCTCGACTCCCGCGACGGACTGATCGCCAGTACGACGACCTACCTGGAACCGTCCCTGTTCGCGTTGTTCGGACTGCCGATGACTTCGGAGCCGCCGTCCCGTATGTAGTGCATGACCGACACCGTTCCCATGTGGCATGACCAGCGCGGCAAGGGCGACCCCGTGGTGCTCCTGCACGGCGGGCTGACCGACAGCCGCTGCTTCACCGGCAACCTCGACGGGCTCGCCGACACGTTCGAGCTCTACCTGCCCGACCGCCGCGGCCACGGCCGCACGCCGGACGCCCCCGGCCCGATCACCATGGAGCTCATGGCGCGGGACACGATCGCGTTCCTGGAGGAGGTGGTCGGCGGCCCCGCCCGGCTGGTGGGCTACAGCGCCGGCGGGACGGTGGCGCTGCGGGTGGCGATGCGCCGCCCTGACCTGGTCGAGCGCCTCGTCCTCATCAGCACGGCCTACGACCTGGACGGACTGATCTTCAAGCCCTCGGCGGACGGCGAGATGCCCGCCGAGCTCGTCGACGCCTACGCCGAGGTGTCACCCGACGGCCGCGACCACTTCCCGGTCGTCCTCGGCAAGATCGCGCACGCGGCCGCGACCGAGCCGGAACCGGACCCGGCCGACCTGCGCGCGGTGACCGCCAGGACCCTTGTCCTGGCCGGCGACGACGATCTGGTCACGCTCGACCACACGGTGGCGCTCTACCGCGCGCTGCCCACCGCCGAACTGGCCGTGCTGCCCAACGCCAGCCACCTGCTGCTGATGGAGCACGCCGAAGCGGTGCGCGCCATGGTCCTGGCGTTCCTGACCACTGACGCGGCCCCGACGTACATGCCCATCGCACGAGCCCACCACAGCGCCTTCGAAGCGGAGTAGCCATGGACGACGGAGTGGAGCCAGGGCATGCCCGACTCCACTCCGTCGTGCGGGCGTGTCACTGGAACTGTGCGAAGAACCGTCGCCCCGTTCCCTTACGGCAGATCAGGCGCGGCTCCAGAGTTGGTTGCTTCCGTTCCAGCAGGAGTAGAGCTGGATCGGCGTGCCGTTGGCGGAGCCGGCGGCGTCCAGGCAGAGGCCGGACTGGACGCCGACGATGGATCCGTCGGAGTTCAGGCGCCACTTCTGGTTGTCGCCGCCCCAGCAGCTGTAGATCTGGACCTTGGCGCCGTTGCCGGTGCCGGCGGCGTCCAGGCACTTGTCGCCGTAGACCCTGAGCTCACCCGCGTCGGTCGAGGTCCACTGCTGGTTGGTTCCGCTGTGGCAGTCCCACAGCTGGAGCTGGGTGCCGTCGGCGGTGCTCGCGTTGGGCACGTCC
The sequence above is a segment of the Actinomadura coerulea genome. Coding sequences within it:
- a CDS encoding response regulator; amino-acid sequence: MSTPVRVLVADDQALIRTGFATIIDAQPDLEVVGECGDGRAAVDLARRLVPDMVVMDVRMPVLDGIEATRLLAGAGVADPVKVLVVTTFNLDEYVYQALRAGASGFLLKDAPPAQLLHGIRTVAAGAALLAPEVTRQLVGRYAARIRPVEGTPADDALTPREMDVLRLMADGLSNSEIAATLVLSQETVKTYVSRILTKLDLRDRVQAVVYAYRRGLVT
- a CDS encoding histidine kinase gives rise to the protein MIDIRRGRELWRRLDVTVRDLPFPLLLLAGSFVPALQAHGTQVGDLPARPFDALAVPVMLLTCLPLAVRRRWPALSIVLVSLGFAAEQLRAYHSFTGSALAFALVSAGAHLERRRYAIAAGLSAAYVPLAVALDRIGSPEGLDGFATFYLGAVFAWGVGAWLRSTRAVESERRRRVAEATRAAERTRIARELHDVVTHHVTAMVVQVEAAKYLTAAPDRLDETLSAVGDTGRRAIADLRHLLDLLNPDHGTDARMPSVGELPALVEQTRRAGQPIEFTAAGEPAETAGSAEVVAYRVVQESLTNALKYAHGSRTVVRVQYRDKEISVEVGTDASGAPAASPGGSGRGLAGLRDRVGALGGDFTADPRPDGGFVVRARIPSGSPS
- a CDS encoding CPBP family intramembrane glutamic endopeptidase; this translates as MRLLKQLVVVAVVAAAGGAGVNGAQWNPVLTLVLGAAAALVSLYTYRWVVRRTERREPTELALKGAAGALTRGMLIGFAMFAAVIVNIAFLGHYRVDGIGSATGAVALLGFMAAAAVSEEVMFRGVLFRIIEERTGTWAALALTGLVFGLMHLPNPNADLWSALAIAVEAGGMLAAAYVATRNLWVPIGLHFAWNFAGAGIFGTDVSGKDAPDGLLDGVTSGPTLLSGGEFGPEASLYAVGAGVVLTIVFMWLARRRGTIVRRKRGSRAPAAATLAQ
- a CDS encoding ABC transporter ATP-binding protein — protein: MLALRFYCGVLRRQWRISLPATILPALGNTCLFYLTPLMVAALVGHLAEGGESDLAALLPYVLGFAGLMAAGEALWRVGLHFLNRTNSRGIEWLANTGMDELLAKDAAFFHDNFAGSLTKRILSFCGGFESFADTLTFSVVANLIPLSFASVILWRYHPLLVVVLLGLIVFTAFLVVPFIRRRQALVDRREAAKVRVSGHIADVLTNMETVRAFAAEEREAAEFRGRVAEQNRLALRSWDYANLRVDTIVAPMSILTSALGLLVAVALRGGLGVEAIVVTFSYYTNATRIMFEFNQIYRRMESTLTESAQFTELLLAPPTVVDPPDPRPLRPADASVRFERVLFAHGGGPPLFEGLDLEIPSGAKIGLVGRSGGGKTTLSRLLLRLMDVDGGRILVGGQDIARLRQSDLRSMIAYVPQEPAMFHRSVHDNIAFARPGATEAEILRAARAAHVTEFVETLPDGFGTLVGERGVKLSGGQRQRIALARAILRDAPILLLDEATSALDSESELLIQEALWHLMRDRTALVVAHRLSTVVRMDRLVVLDRGRVLEEGSHGELLQSEGAYARLWHHQSGGFLTTEAAPDALPAAQRDQDSQPVTG
- a CDS encoding maleylpyruvate isomerase family mycothiol-dependent enzyme, with the protein product MIIFGPTVDVRPLFPRERRAMLDLLRALSPAEWAVPTVCPGWDVHDVVAHVLNDYMRRLSGSRDGYGGAIFAEDETLPAYLARTNEEFVRAARRLSPQLMIELMDHLGPRLDAVWAARDLQDAADLNVFWAATDVDSPAWLDIGREYTEFWVHQQQVRDAVSAPGADEPDLMGPVLDVFARGLPHALREHDRPEGHTAHLEVLGPAGGRWGVVRQDARWQMAPPVGEPTAHVSMDQDTFWRLATRGITEDEARQRSKMTGDAELTKAITALLAVIA
- a CDS encoding alpha/beta fold hydrolase, with protein sequence MTDTVPMWHDQRGKGDPVVLLHGGLTDSRCFTGNLDGLADTFELYLPDRRGHGRTPDAPGPITMELMARDTIAFLEEVVGGPARLVGYSAGGTVALRVAMRRPDLVERLVLISTAYDLDGLIFKPSADGEMPAELVDAYAEVSPDGRDHFPVVLGKIAHAAATEPEPDPADLRAVTARTLVLAGDDDLVTLDHTVALYRALPTAELAVLPNASHLLLMEHAEAVRAMVLAFLTTDAAPTYMPIARAHHSAFEAE